The Impatiens glandulifera chromosome 3, dImpGla2.1, whole genome shotgun sequence genome contains a region encoding:
- the LOC124932001 gene encoding uncharacterized protein LOC124932001, whose product MLADDNSMIWSFDGSELAYDFDDANMSMDLQSLWNIMDASPNPEQSSPEDHSLEMVQRDDSAPYTLNNGCSQNQTDLPDLSDLFWVEPTQSVPFSPKISREEVSKGVFQVPMASSADANITDAQLKYEEFRHSVPTFNDRFLNAPFQTFPSTFPNMSNEAQARCMKVERKDEMDGHHFYVSESVSGFGNKYISSPMFPSDFSCNSSEKQDTKLFSKSASHSVDINLSHTIPSLSTDDCSLDAMILEKSSMLPSILRMKHTRHIKDVNGSTNSSHFEKLNSSSHFVNDSDLCIIEDEEVSCSATSSANKKSIIVPQNSTSIEPLNHSGIASARVKPNDERLVFRAALQRITSQSSPGVVCCDSQSSPEDHSLEMVQQDDSAPDTLNNGCSQNQTDLVMQASFVPFSPLRNSEALHAHKQVSKAPKKASPKKASPKKASPKKAAPKKTSHNIVEDEVELGQVVSDAFALIATSTQNLSKATQMLTDVRESAKQKKWDIWPMYETSIQVLYDAMRKDENLRVALQKFFTETLSAEDAVVVQTPKVVIQELQVGKTSEVVVPPIVEVEAENLLQRVMSGEKTPAVVVGEQQARGPIRKKSKRKTKPSRAFQSTYMI is encoded by the exons ATGTTGGCGGATGACAACTCGATGATTTGGTCCTTTGATGGATCAGAATTAGCGTATGACTTTGATGATGCAAATATGTCCATGGATCTTCAGTCACTCTGGAATATTATGGATGCCAGTCCCAATCCCGAGCAG AGCAGCCCAGAAGATCATTCTCTAGAAATGGTGCAACGAGATGACTCAGCCCCTTACACCTTGAACAATGGATGCTCCCAAAATCAGACAG ATTTGCCAGATTTGTCAGATTTGTTTTGGGTTGAGCCGACACAATCTGTTCCATTCTCACCAAAGATTTCACGGGAAGAAGTCAGTAAAGGAGTATTTCAGGTTCCTATGGCGAGTTCTGCCGATGCAAACATAACTGATGCACAACTGAAGTATGAGGAATTTAGGCATTCAGTACCAACATTTAATGATAGATTCCTAAATGCACCTTTTCAAACATTTCCTTCTACTTTTCCAAACATGTCTAATGAGGCTCAAGCTAGATGTATGAAGGTTGAAAGAAAGGATGAAATGGATGGACACCATTTTTATGTTTCTGAGAGTGTGTCTGGTTTTGGCAACAAGTATATATCAAGTCCGATGTTTCCTAGTGATTTTTCATGCAATTCAAGTGAGAAGCAAGATACAAAATTGTTCTCCAAAAGTGCTAGCCATTCTGTTGATATTAACTTAAGTCATACAATTCCCAGTTTAAGTACTGATGATTGTTCACTTGATGCAATGATCCTAGAGAAGTCCTCCATGTTGCCTTCTATCTTAAGAATGAAGCATACAAGGCACATAAAGGATGTAAATGGCAGTACTAATAGCTCTCACTTTGAAAAACTGAATAGTAGCTCTCACTTTGTCAATGATTCTGACTTGTGTATTATTGAAGATGAGGAAGTTTCATGTTCAGCTACATCTTCAGCGAATAAGAAATCCATCattgttccccaaaattctacATCTATTGAGCCTTTAAACCACTCGGGGATTGCAAGTGCAAGGGTTAAGCCAAATGATGAACGCTTGGTATTTCGTGCTGCATTACAG AGGATAACTTCGCAGAGCAGCCCAGGGGTTGTATGTTGTGACTCGCAGAGCAGCCCAGAAGATCATTCTCTAGAAATGGTGCAACAAGATGACTCAGCCCCTGACACCTTGAACAATGGATGCTCCCAAAATCAGACAG ATTTGGTGATGCAAGCTTCGTTTGTTCCATTCTCTCCGTTACGAAATTCGGAAGCTTTGCATGCCCATAAACAGGTTTCAAAAG CGCCTAAGAAGGCATCGCCTAAGAAGGCATCGCCTAAGAAGGCATCGCCTAAGAAGGCAGCGCCTAAGAAGACATCGCATAATATTGTAGAGGATGAGGTTGAGCTAGGGCAGGTTGTCAGTGATGCATTCGCTCTCATTGCTACCTCTACACAGAATCTTTCAAAAGCCACACAAATGTTGACAGATGTAAGAGAGTcagcaaaacaaaaaaaatgggACATATGGCCAATGTATGAGACCTCCATCCAAGTACTATATGATGCTATGCGCAAAGATGAAAATCTTAGGGTTGCCCTTCAAAAGTTCTTCACAGAGACACTCTCAGCAGAAGACGCAGTGGTGGTACAAACACCCAAAGTGGTGATACAAGAACTTCAAGTTGGAAAAACATCTGAAGTGGTGGTTCCACCCATAGTGGAGGTTGAAGCAGAAAATCTTTTACAAAGGGTGATGAGCGGTGAAAAAACACCCGCAGTGGTGGTCGGAGAACAACAAGCCAGAGGTCcaataagaaaaaaatctaaGAGGAAGACGAAACCTTCACGGGCCTTTCAATCTACATACATGATATGA
- the LOC124929879 gene encoding uncharacterized protein LOC124929879 — MREKISVESNVFGKLLPHPYIAGSFFTVEHLSSISNCLKKSTFCQPRVHSIWPVLVNIILPDVVLEVDSTQSSHSGKKHKRNRKASLLEEEVEKNLKCFCEVVLEGFSSYRGLNKSR, encoded by the exons atgagagagaaaatatctGTTGAAAGCAATGTCTTTGGGAAACTTCTTCCTCATCCATATATAGCTGGAAGCTTTTTTACAGTTGAACACTTGTCCTCTATTTCTAACTGCTTGAAG AAGTCTACTTTCTGTCAGCCTCGTGTTCATAGTATATGGCCTGTCTTAGTGAATATTATCCTACCAGATGTGGTCTTGGAAGTAGACTCAACTCAAAGCTCGCATTCtggaaaaaaacacaaaagaaacCGCAAAGCTAGTTTGTTGGAAGAAGAGGTTGAGAAAAATCTGAAGTGCTTCTGCGAAGTTGTGTTGGAAGGAT TTTCAAGTTATAGAGGGTTAAACAAATCTAGatag